TCCTTATTTATTTTTCTGCAATAATTTTTACTATTGGGCACAGTTTTTGCTATCCAAATTTATACTTATTTCTTTGCGACCATTTGTTTATCTATAGATCCTTTTTCGGCATCGTAGTGTGGTAGAATATCCATTTTTTCCTTAATTCCAATATTATGCGATTTTAGGCAAATGTTTTTGTGCAAAACAATTATTTGTACAAATTTTCTATATGTAATAGATCTTATCATATTTTTATTGCACTGATTACTATTTATGGTCACTTGCAACAAAATGGTGACAGAAACATTCCTAAACGAATCTGTGAACTTGCATATCAATTAAAAATATGAAATGCAAATAATACAAATGAACTATATATTATAGAACTCAAAAAAAGCTATTTATGGTAAATGAAACGGATATTAGCCGGGTAACACGCACAAAAAAAGAAGCTCAAATAAATTATGACCGCCTGAGCAGAATCTACTGGATAATCGATGTGTTTGAGAGAAGATCCAAAAAGAAAGGACTTCAGATGCTTAAAATGAAAAAGGGTGAATCGGTTCTTGATGTTGGCTGTGGTCCTGGCAAATGCACGGCTTCTCTGGCCCTATCAGCTGGAAAAAATGCAAAAGTATGCGGAATAGATATTTCTGGACAGATGTTAAAAAGGGCCAGAAATGAAATTCAGGACAGGGAAGTATCTGACAGGACTGATTTGATAAGAGGTGATGCTGTGTATCTTCCTTTCAGGAATAACTCATTTGATGTGCTCTTCATGAGTTTTGTTCTTGAACTGTTTGATACTGCCCAGATTCCGGAAGTTCTTGGTGAATGTCGAAGGGTTCTAAAGAGTAGTGGTCGTATCTGTGTTATAGCATTATCCAGGCAGGAACAGGAAAATATTTTCATGAAATTGTATGAATGGCTGCATGAAAAATTACCTTCTGTATTTGACTGCAGACCAATATATACCAGGCAGTCCATGGAAGAAGCCGGATTTGAGGTGATTGAGGTGGCCCGTATGTCGATGTGGAGAATACCGGTTGATGTTATAGTAGCAAAGTAATCGATTTTTGCACAATGAACCGGATTATGAAATTCCCATTAAATCTTTGATTTAATCCGGTGCTAAAGACATCGGGATTTTGACTCTTTACCTATAAAATTGAATTGGTTAGTTTACTTTCACACTGCAAGGATTCTGTTTATATATTACAATTGAACTAATAATGTAAAAATACTTATCATCACTTTATTATCGGGTAATTTTTATGCAACATATTCTGCAGAAATATTTTGGCTATAATGATTTTCGTCCTCTTCAGAAAGAGATAATAAGCGATATTCTAGAGGGAAAGGATACGTTTGCATTAATGCCTACAGGTGGCGGAAAATCTCTATGCTATCAATTGCCTGCACTTATGATGGATGGTGTCACTGTTGTTATATCCCCTCTGATCTCCCTTATGAAGGACCAGGTTGATAATCTTAAATCTAATGGAATCGCAGCAGAATATCTTAATAGCACCCTTGGTTATTCTCAGATAAAACAGGTTCATGAGAAGTTGATTGATAATCGGATCAAAATTCTATATGTAGCACCTGAAAGACTGATCATGAGTGATACCTTTTCTTATCTCAAAAAGGGGAAGGTGAGTATGTTTGCAGTGGATGAAGCACATTGCATTTCAGAGTGGGGTCATGATTTCAGGCCTGAATATCGCAGACTAAATATTCTAAAAAAAAGGTTCAGGAATGTACCGATCGTTGCTCTTACTGCTACTGCCAGTCCCAAGGTAGAAAAGGATATAGTAAAACAACTAAGCCTTGAGGATTGCAGAACTTATAGGGCCAGTTTTAATCGAAAAAACCTTTTTTATCATGTAAAAACAAAAAAAGATACATACCGTCAATTGAAGGCTTATCTGAAAAAACATCGTGGAGAATCCGGGATAATCTACTGTCAAAGCCGCAGTATGGTTGAAACCCTTTCAAAAAGACTCAATAAAGATGGCTTCAAAACACTTGCTTATCATGCAGGACTTTCTGATTTTAAAAGAGAATACAATCAGAATTCTTTTATTCAGGATAATACAGATATAATTGTTGCAACTGTGGCGTTTGGAATGGGTATTGACAAACCCGATGTACGGTTTGTTATACATTATGATCTTCCAAAGAACCTGGAAAGCTACTATCAGGAGACTGGAAGAGGTGGTCGTGATGGACTGCCATGTGAATGTGTTCTTTTTTTCAGTTATGCTGATAAGTATAAAATTGAATACTTTATAGAACAAAAAAAGACTAAAGAAGAAAGAGATGCTGCTTTGATGCAGTTGAGACAGATGATAAATTACTGTGAGAGCAATCAATGTCGCAGAAAAGTATTGCTTGAATATTTTGGAGAGACCTATCCAGAGTCTAACTGCAAAAAATGTGATGTTTGCCTTAATCCAAAAGAAAAATTTGAAGGAACAAAATATGCTGAAATGATTCTTAAATGTATAAAGGATCTCGACCAGAGATATGGTGCATGTTATACAGTAGATGTTCTTACCGGATCAGGTTCAAAGAAAATCCAGAAGAACAGTCATCATCTTCTTGAAAGTTATGGGAAGGGAGAATTTTTTACTAAAAAACAGTGGCTGGACATATTACGTGAGTTGATAAATAAGGGAATATTGGAACAAAAGGGTGGCAGATACCCGATTTTGAATCTGAATGGTAAAAGTGAAGATGTGCTAAATGGTAATCTAAGGATTGAACTGACTGTGCCTTCTAAAACTGTTAATGTAAACTCAGAAAAAAACCTAAATGAGGAAGCTATTCCTGGTCTTTTTAAATCTTTGAGGAAATTGAGAAAACAAATTGCAGATGAACAGAATGTTCCTCCTTATATAATATTTTCAGATAGGAGTCTTATGGAAATGGCTTCCACACTGCCTGAAAACCATGTAGAGTTTCTGAAAATACATGGTGTAGGTGAACACAAATTGAAAAAATATGGTCCTGCTTTCATCAATGAAATTAGATCGTGCAGACAGAACCATGATTGGGGTTTGACCAGAGGCCGTAATCATGAACAGATAATGGAACGAAGTTCCTGAGTGTATTGCGATGTTATGTTCTGATATTGGATTTTATTATTTCTGGTATCAGAATCATTTTTATCGGTTAAGTTCCATTCTAAAATGAATTCTCATCAATCATGACCTGGATATTGAAACTATGCTTGATCTAATGATCTCACAACTGCACAATTCTGAGGGATTGCTGGCTTATCTTCTAGTATTCATACTTGCAGCTATACCACTGATTGAAATATTGATTGTAATCCCAATAGCTATTGGGATTGGACTGAATCCATTTATAGTGGCTTTATCAGCCTTTATTGGAAACCTTATCCCTGTATATCTAATCATTATTGCATACTCGCAGATGAATTCTTTTCGCGAAAGGTTCAATTCAGAAGTTGAGTGTGAGCAGGTGAACACTTCAGGAAGAAAGAAGAAAGCCAGGGAGGTATGGAATAAATATGGTGTTCCTGGTCTTTCAATAATCTCTCCTGGAATCACCGGTACTCATCTTGCCACAGTAATGGCACTTGGTTTTGGTGCACGTATGACTGTTCTTGGAATATGGATGTTCTTAAGCCTGCTTCTTTGGACGGTTTTAATCACCACTATTTCATTTTATGGATTTGAGATAATAACCTGAGATAGCAAAAGTAGAATTTAATTAAATGTCAATCGATCATTATTTAGTCAAAAAAGTTCATCTGATTTTAAGTTAAATTAAAATATGTGAAGTTATTTTTATTGAGTGTTTTAAATGGATCCGGTATCCCAATCATTGGTTTCACAGCTCAATTGTGCTGATGGACTTTGGGCATATTGTCTTGTATTTCTTCTTGCAGCAGCACCTATGATCAAAATATTCATTGTTATTCCGGTTGCGATTGGGGCCGGACTGGATCCATTTTCAACAGCTATTTCTGCTTTTCTTGGAAATATTGTTCCATTATATCTGGGTTTACTGGCCTACTCAAAGGTCACCTTTTTCCGGGAAAAGTTTAGCCTTGATCTTGATGGTCCGGATGTGTCCAGTAAACTGAAAAAAACTGTCATTATCTGGGACAAATATGGAGTCCCTGGTCTCTCGCTCATATCTCCTGGAGTTACAGGCACCCATGTTGCAGCTTTTACAGCTCTTGGATTTGGAGCACAGGCAGTAAGGGTTGGAATCTGGATGTTCCTGAGCCTGTTGATATGGACTATTATACTGACCATAATTTCATGTTATGGGTGGAAGCTAATTTTATAGTATTAAGAGATCAAGCATGGTCCATTACAAATCAAGGTAATTTTTAAAATTTCATAAATAACCGTATCAATCAATGTTAATTTATGAATAAGGAAAGTTTTATTCCTGCAGTGGTCAGTCTTATCGTTTTATCTGTGATACTGATTGTATTGGTCGCATATTCAGTCGAACATACCAGAATTCTGGGTCCTTTGATAGCTTTCTTTGGATTATTCCCACTTACTATCATTAAATTCAGTGGAAGAAGTGTAAGGTCAAACGGTGCTGATGTCATATTTGGAGCAATTGATACAGGAGTGTTAATGATCGCTGCACTAATTGGAGCTTCTCTTGCTGGAATTCTTGGGGCGATTATTGGAAGTGCAATCGGTGATTCCATTACAGATGGTCTGGCAGGATTGTTTGAAGGATCAGTTGCAGAGAGATTGAGAGAATATGGTATTCAGGAAGCAAGAACTTCATTAAGTTCATCTATGGGCAAAATGAGTGGATGTCTTATTGGAGCTGGATCTGTGCTGACTGTTGCATGGACTTTTCTGGGACTTGCGATTTAATGGTTTGCGATAAAAATATAACCAGATAAAATAAATGATAGAATTAATCGAGCTGTGGAGTGAAAAAGTCAATGCCCGAAGACCCATTGAAAATAATAAGAAATAATGATCCGGAATTGTTCGGTCAGATTGAAAATACAGCTAATCTGTCATTTGCGGATGGAGATATCCCTCTGAAATACAAGTTACTCATAGCAATGTCCCTTGACGCTTCCAAAGGAGCAGTTGATGGCGTCAAGGCTCTTGCAAGAAGAGCCATGGATGAGGGAGCTACAAAAGAGGAAATGTTTGAAGTTTTAAGAATTGCATATTATATTACGGGTGCTGGAAGTATTTATACTGCTGTCAATGGTTTAATTGACCTTTTTGATAATGAATAAGGTAAAATAAAGATGTAACACCTCAATTTTGCCTTAATGCATCCACAGGATTCATCTTTGCAGCCTTATTTGCAGGATAGATACCTGAAATAAGCCCTATAATCACTGATATTAAAAACCCGGTTAAGATAAGATATAATGGGAATACATGCGGAAGATCCAGATAAATTTCGACAGCAAAAGATCCAACCAATCCTAGCAAAGTTCCCAGTATACCTCCAATCAGGCCAATTATAATCGACTCTATTATAAACAAACCCAAAATGTCTGCATAGGTGAATCCCAGAGACTTCATTAGGCCTATTTCTTTTGTTCTTTCAGTTACTGTTACCAGCATTATGTTCATGATTCCGATAGATCCTACAAGAAGTGCTATTAATGCTACAGATGTAATAAGTACCGTCAGTGCTCCAGAAAGTTCATTTAACTGGTCTATAATGTCTGCCTGATTAAATATTGAATATGGCTTTGCATCATCGTTGTCTATATCTCTGGTAGATACTCCAAGACTGCGTGCAAGATTTCGATCGATCTGTTCAGAAACTGGTCTAACTTCTTCTGCAGTAGCAGTTCTTGCTGAAAAACCACCATAATCCGTTTCATCTAACAGTTCGTTCATAACTGAGATGGGTATAAAAATTCTATTATCCGGCTCTGCTCCTGATTGTATAAATTCAGAATCGGGGCTTTCAATGACACCAATGACTTTAAACTTTTGAGTTTTAACCGTTCCGTCAGTTCTTCTAAATGAAATTTCTATTGAATTTCTTGTATGTATACTTCGATCAAATCTTTCGTTAGCAACACTGTCCCCGATTACAGCTACATATTTACTTTTATCAGTAAAAAAATTTCCACTTTCCAGACTAAGACTTGCTACATCTGCATAATCCTGTGTGGTGCCCTGAATATTGATCTGTCTTGAAACGGACATAAATGTCACCTCTGCAACTCTTTGCTTAATAGGTGATACTCCATCGACACCAGGCGTTCTTCGGATTATTTCAAGCTGGTTATCATCAAAAACATTTATGTCTTCACTGAAAATAACAATAAAATTATCCCCAATTTCTCCAAGTTCATCTGTGAAATATTGGTTAAAACTTGCACCCAGAGATACATTGGCCACCACAGCAGCAACACCAATTATTATGCCCAGTGTTGTAAGAGCTGATCTGAGTTTGGCGCTACTAATACTACCAAAAGAAAGGACAAGTAATTGTTTGAGATCTGTCATTAATTCTCATTCCAGGATTTCTTCAATAAGCCAGTGTTGCATTTATGGCAAAATGTTTATCCCACCGATTCCAGGCTCAATTTAATATTTTGATTTTATTTGTATATAAGCAATTTCAGGTATATATGTAATCCCAGAACCATTTGAATCATGATGCAATTTTTTATTTTCTTGCTCTAAATTTTCATTTTACATTGGTACACTAAGTACAAATAGATAAAAACTTTATGAATAAAGTACTTTCATTTGCTGATATATGGACATGGATTCGATAATTCAATTAATCAGTATAGAAATGTATAATGCTGATGGACTTTGGGCATATATTCTTCTGTTTGTTATCTCATCTGCCCCTGTAGTAAAGATATTTATGGTGATACCGATAGGCATTTATTTTGAGTTGAACCCAATTGGGGTTGCTCTGGCTGTATTTCTTGCAAAGATAATACAGGTCCATTTTATTATAATCGGATACTGCAGGATCAGAAACTTTCACGATAGATTTATCTCAAAGATTAGTTATAATGAATTGCATAAATCTTTGATAAAAAGAAAAGCATTGGAAATATGGAATAAATATGGTGTACAGGGCCTGTCTATAATTTCACCATGGATCATAGGGACCAATCTTGGCACAATTATGGCACTTGGATTCGGAACTCGTGGGTCTGTTATTGGTGCATGGATGTTTCTGAGTCTCTTATTATGGACAATTGTTATAACTTTTATTTCTTACTACATTGTCTGAATAATCCCTGCTAAAAGAGAATAGATAGATTAATAATTATGAAAAAATTGAAAAATGAGATTAAATTGGCCTTATTAACTCTTGGATGTATAGTTATAATTGCTATATTTTCAAAATATTACCTGGAAGAAGAGATGAGTTTTATTTCCAGAAATGCACCTTTATGGATGTTTTTATTATATTTATTTGTATCAGATAAAATACAAGTATCTGGTATGTTGAGATACTATTCTGCTGCTATAATACTTATTTCTATGATAGTTATTGCAATTCATATGATTTGATGGAAAGTACATAAAAATTTCAAATTTGAGAGATGAGTGAATGTATAATCACTCATCCTTTCTTACCATATAGGTAAGTACAAATAGACATATTATCAGAGTAACAACTCCAAACCCTGGTATTGGAGAGGGTTCCGGTTCTTCTGCTGTGATAGTCACTTCTGAAACATCCTGTCCAGCTTCGTTGGTCACTG
Above is a genomic segment from Methanosalsum zhilinae DSM 4017 containing:
- a CDS encoding class I SAM-dependent methyltransferase, which translates into the protein MVNETDISRVTRTKKEAQINYDRLSRIYWIIDVFERRSKKKGLQMLKMKKGESVLDVGCGPGKCTASLALSAGKNAKVCGIDISGQMLKRARNEIQDREVSDRTDLIRGDAVYLPFRNNSFDVLFMSFVLELFDTAQIPEVLGECRRVLKSSGRICVIALSRQEQENIFMKLYEWLHEKLPSVFDCRPIYTRQSMEEAGFEVIEVARMSMWRIPVDVIVAK
- the recQ gene encoding DNA helicase RecQ, yielding MQHILQKYFGYNDFRPLQKEIISDILEGKDTFALMPTGGGKSLCYQLPALMMDGVTVVISPLISLMKDQVDNLKSNGIAAEYLNSTLGYSQIKQVHEKLIDNRIKILYVAPERLIMSDTFSYLKKGKVSMFAVDEAHCISEWGHDFRPEYRRLNILKKRFRNVPIVALTATASPKVEKDIVKQLSLEDCRTYRASFNRKNLFYHVKTKKDTYRQLKAYLKKHRGESGIIYCQSRSMVETLSKRLNKDGFKTLAYHAGLSDFKREYNQNSFIQDNTDIIVATVAFGMGIDKPDVRFVIHYDLPKNLESYYQETGRGGRDGLPCECVLFFSYADKYKIEYFIEQKKTKEERDAALMQLRQMINYCESNQCRRKVLLEYFGETYPESNCKKCDVCLNPKEKFEGTKYAEMILKCIKDLDQRYGACYTVDVLTGSGSKKIQKNSHHLLESYGKGEFFTKKQWLDILRELINKGILEQKGGRYPILNLNGKSEDVLNGNLRIELTVPSKTVNVNSEKNLNEEAIPGLFKSLRKLRKQIADEQNVPPYIIFSDRSLMEMASTLPENHVEFLKIHGVGEHKLKKYGPAFINEIRSCRQNHDWGLTRGRNHEQIMERSS
- a CDS encoding small multi-drug export protein: MLDLMISQLHNSEGLLAYLLVFILAAIPLIEILIVIPIAIGIGLNPFIVALSAFIGNLIPVYLIIIAYSQMNSFRERFNSEVECEQVNTSGRKKKAREVWNKYGVPGLSIISPGITGTHLATVMALGFGARMTVLGIWMFLSLLLWTVLITTISFYGFEIIT
- a CDS encoding small multi-drug export protein, whose product is MDPVSQSLVSQLNCADGLWAYCLVFLLAAAPMIKIFIVIPVAIGAGLDPFSTAISAFLGNIVPLYLGLLAYSKVTFFREKFSLDLDGPDVSSKLKKTVIIWDKYGVPGLSLISPGVTGTHVAAFTALGFGAQAVRVGIWMFLSLLIWTIILTIISCYGWKLIL
- a CDS encoding carboxymuconolactone decarboxylase family protein, whose amino-acid sequence is MKKSMPEDPLKIIRNNDPELFGQIENTANLSFADGDIPLKYKLLIAMSLDASKGAVDGVKALARRAMDEGATKEEMFEVLRIAYYITGAGSIYTAVNGLIDLFDNE
- a CDS encoding ABC transporter permease — encoded protein: MTDLKQLLVLSFGSISSAKLRSALTTLGIIIGVAAVVANVSLGASFNQYFTDELGEIGDNFIVIFSEDINVFDDNQLEIIRRTPGVDGVSPIKQRVAEVTFMSVSRQINIQGTTQDYADVASLSLESGNFFTDKSKYVAVIGDSVANERFDRSIHTRNSIEISFRRTDGTVKTQKFKVIGVIESPDSEFIQSGAEPDNRIFIPISVMNELLDETDYGGFSARTATAEEVRPVSEQIDRNLARSLGVSTRDIDNDDAKPYSIFNQADIIDQLNELSGALTVLITSVALIALLVGSIGIMNIMLVTVTERTKEIGLMKSLGFTYADILGLFIIESIIIGLIGGILGTLLGLVGSFAVEIYLDLPHVFPLYLILTGFLISVIIGLISGIYPANKAAKMNPVDALRQN